Part of the Thermodesulfobacteriota bacterium genome is shown below.
GCGTGACGCGTACGGAAAACCAGGGGGTAACCTGTTTTGTGAAATTAATGTAACCGCGCGTGACCGCGAATTGATTGTAGCTGCTCTGACTCCCGCTGCTCAGGCTATTACCGGCCGAATAATCGATATAGGCCAGGGCGCCAAGGCTTACTCCTTCGAGGCCTTTGGGTAGCTTTGCCTCTTTTTTTTCATTTTCTTTTTCAATTTGCGCTGCCTCCTCTTCGGTCAGCACGCCCTTTTGTTTCAGCTTTTCCAGCAAAGGATCTGCCGCATAACTCAAAGGGCCTTCCAGAGTAATGGCAAACAGCATCAAGCTCAGGATCATAACGGCCTTTTTCACTAAACAATTTTTCATTTACCACCTCCTGCGATTATTTTTGGAGGGGATAATGCCGGAAAAATATGACGTGATTATGGGCAGGATGTGACAATTTCATGAAGCGGTCACTACTTATCCAGATACCGTCCCATAGCCCTCTCAAAACCCGGGAGCGCCCGCTCGATGGTCTTTTCAGGCACACAGAAGGCAATGCGGAAATATCCGGGGCATCCAAAGCCGCTGCCCGGCACGGTGAGGATATTTTCTTCCTGGAGGGTCTTTACAAATGCTGTATCGTCAGGCAGGGGGGATCTGGGAAAGAGATAAAAGGCCCCTTTAGGTCTCAGGAACTGATAACCATAGCCGGCCAGGGCCTCGCAGAGCATGTCCCGCCTCCTTTGATAGATGGAGACATCCACGGTCTGTCCCTGGAGCCCGGCCACCACACGCTGCATCAGGGCCGGCGCATTCACAAACCCCAGGATACGGTTGGCCAGGGTCATGGCGGATACGAGGTCATCCCTATCCATGCCTTCCGGATGAACGGCGATATAGCCGATGCGTTCTCCGGGGAGGGAGAGGTCTTTAGAGTGTGAGGTGGCGACGATGGTCTCCCGGTAGGCGGCAAAGACACTGGGCGCTTTTATGCCGTCATAGACGATGTAGCGGTAAGGCTCGTCGGCTATAAGATAAATAGTCTGGCCCCGGCCTTGCGTCTTATCGGCCAAAAGCTCGCCCAGTCTCCGGATGGAATCCCGATCATAGACCTGGCCCGTGGGGTTATTAGGTGAATTAATGAGTACCGCTTTGGTACGAGGGGTAATCGCTTCCTCGATAGCCGGGAGGTCGAGGGAGAAATCCTCTTTCGTCCTGACTATGACAGCTTTGCCGCCATGGTTATCGACATAGAAATTATATTCGACGAAGTAGGGGGCCGGGATTATAACTTCATCTCCCGGATTGAGTATGGCCTTAAGGATCACATTCAAGGCCCCTGCCGCGCCGCAGGTCATGATTATATCCTGCGCAGAAAATGACAGGCCGTGTTCAGATGATAGATGGCGGGCCACGGCCTCTCGCGCCTCTGTATAACCGGCGTTCGGCATGTAGCTGTGACAGTTGGGTGTTTCATTATTGACGGCCTCCATGAGTGATTGACGGAAAGAGGCCGGCGGCGGAAGGTCCGGATTTCCCAGACTAAAGTCATAGACATTATCAGGGCCATATTGGGCCTTTAAGGCCAGTCCTTCCTCGAACATCCTGCGTATCCACGAGGCCCTGGTCATAAAATCATGCATCCTGGTCGAAATAGACATAATAGTCAATTCCTCCCCGCTTATTGCGGTTGGACAAATTCCGCAGCCTTTTTTATAAGGAACGAAGCCTTTTCTATGGCTTCGGACGCATCCGCCTCTGGAGAGGCGGATAGTTTAAGGGTTGAATAATAATTCTTTATCTGGTTAAGTGTTGCCTTATCAAAGACCGTCTTTAACCCCCGGGACACCGCATCTTCCAGGTCTTTGTATTTTTCCATATCAATGCCGGTGATATTAAAAATGGACTTTAAGGCGTGTTCCGATGCGTCCAGGCATCTCTTAAAAACCTCCTCTGTCGCATG
Proteins encoded:
- a CDS encoding pyridoxal phosphate-dependent aminotransferase, which gives rise to MSISTRMHDFMTRASWIRRMFEEGLALKAQYGPDNVYDFSLGNPDLPPPASFRQSLMEAVNNETPNCHSYMPNAGYTEAREAVARHLSSEHGLSFSAQDIIMTCGAAGALNVILKAILNPGDEVIIPAPYFVEYNFYVDNHGGKAVIVRTKEDFSLDLPAIEEAITPRTKAVLINSPNNPTGQVYDRDSIRRLGELLADKTQGRGQTIYLIADEPYRYIVYDGIKAPSVFAAYRETIVATSHSKDLSLPGERIGYIAVHPEGMDRDDLVSAMTLANRILGFVNAPALMQRVVAGLQGQTVDVSIYQRRRDMLCEALAGYGYQFLRPKGAFYLFPRSPLPDDTAFVKTLQEENILTVPGSGFGCPGYFRIAFCVPEKTIERALPGFERAMGRYLDK